The following proteins come from a genomic window of Pocillopora verrucosa isolate sample1 chromosome 6, ASM3666991v2, whole genome shotgun sequence:
- the LOC131768984 gene encoding synaptic vesicle membrane protein VAT-1 homolog, with the protein MISIPSAGGYDKLEYKELSEGEFTEGANIRMNDNIREDDLVVVKTYASGVNYADVCIRWGVYESAKKFVGWPITPGFEFSGEIESKGKNVTKFKIGQKVFGVSLFGGYSKRVRVPEHQIFPMPENLDKNEAAGFLTVALTAWYGLFELARPRGESWILIHSAAGGVGSMLVQLAKIRGCHVVGVVGGSHKVNMAKELGCDHVIDKSKENIWEASKYYVPKGFQVVFDANGVETLQESYNHLAPGGKLVVYGFHTMLPKSSDTGAGYISLWQWIKIGINLWYTPKFDPLKMTSENKSIMAFNLSFLFDRRDILEESMAQLLYWVKQGTLKVSKVTPYPLKQVAKAHSDLESGKTMGKLVLTMDE; encoded by the exons ATGATTTCCATCCCTTCTGCAGGTGGATATGATAAGCTCGAATACAAGGAGCTTTCAGAAGGTGAATTTACCGAAGGTGCTAACATCAGAATGAATGATAACATCAGAGAAGACGATCTCGTTGTTGTGAAGACTTACGCAAGCGGTGTGAACTACGCCGATGTTTGCATTCGCTGGGGCGTATACGAGTCAGCTAAGAAATTTGTTGGATGGCCGATCACTCCTGGATTTGAATTTAGCGGAGAAATCGAAAGCAAAGGCAAAAATGTGACGAAGTTTAAAATCGGCCAAAAAGTATTCGGAGTGTCGCTATTTGGAGGGTACTCGAAGCGGGTTAGAGTACCTGAGCATCAAATATTTCCAATGCCAGAAAATCTTGACAAGAACGAAGCAGCTGGTTTCCTGACTGTGGCTTTGACAGCTTGGTATGGGTTATTTGAACTTGCAAGACCCAGGGGTGAAAGCTGGATACTCATTCACTCTGCCGCTGGAGGGGTGGGTAGTATGCTGGTTCAACTCGCAAAGATCCGTGGTTGTCACGTGGTGGGCGTAGTGGGCGGAAGTCATAAAGTGAACATGGCCAAAGAATTAG GTTGTGATCATGTGATAGACAAATCTAAAGAAAACATATGGGAAGCATCCAAGTACTATGTTCCCAAAGGGTTCCAAGTTGTCTTTGATGCTAATGGAGTGGAGACTTTACAGGAGAGCTACAATCACTTGGCGCCTGGTGGAAAATTAGTTGTCTATG GTTTTCATACAATGCTTCCCAAGTCTAGTGATACTGGAGCTGGGTACATCAGTTTATGGCAGTGGATAAAAATAGGAATCAACCTCTGGTACACTCCTAAATTTGATCCTTTGAAG ATGACTTCAGAAAATAAAAGTATCATGGCATTCAATCTGAGCTTTCTCTTTGATCGAcgagatattttggaagaaagCATGGCACAACTTCTATACTGGGTAAAACAAGGTACCCTTAAAGTCAGCAAAGTGACTCCATATCCTCTGAAACAAGTGGCCAAGGCACATAGTGATTTGGAGTCAGGGAAAACTATGGGCAAGCTTGTACTCACCATGGATGAATGA
- the LOC131769255 gene encoding synaptic vesicle membrane protein VAT-1 homolog, producing MISIPSAGGYDKLEYKELSEGEFTEGANIKTSEDFTEDDLVVVKTYASGVNYADVCIRWGVYESAKRFVGWPITPGFEFSGEVESKGKNVTKFEIGQKVFGVSQFGAYSKRVRVPEHQIFPLPENLDMNEAAGFITVALTAWYGLFELSRPRGGSWLLVHSAAGGVGSMLVQLAKIHGCHVVGVVGGSHKVNMAKELGCDHVIDKSKENIWEASKVYVPKGFQVVFDANGVETLQESYNHLAPGGKLVVYGFHTMLPRSSDTSSGNISLWQWIKIAVSLWYTPKFDPVQMTDENKSIMAFNLSFLFDRRDILEESMTQLLYWVKQGTLKVSKVTPYPLKQVAKAHSDLESGKTMGKLVLTMDE from the exons ATGATTTCCATCCCTTCTGCAGGTGGATATGATAAGCTCGAATACAAGGAGCTTTCAGAAGGTGAATTTACCGAAGGTGCTAACATCAAAACGAGCGAAGACTTCACAGAAGACGATCTCGTTGTTGTGAAGACTTACGCAAGCGGTGTGAACTACGCCGATGTTTGCATTCGCTGGGGTGTATACGAGTCAGCTAAGAGATTTGTTGGATGGCCGATTACTCCTGGATTTGAGTTCAGCGGAGAAGTCGAAAGCAAAGGCAAAAATGTGACGAAGtttgaaattggtcaaaaaGTATTCGGAGTGTCGCAATTTGGAGCCTACTCCAAGCGGGTCAGAGTACCTGAGCATCAGATATTTCCACTGCCGGAAAATCTCGACATGAACGAAGCAGCTGGCTTCATTACCGTGGCTTTGACAGCCTGGTATGGGTTATTTGAACTTTCAAGACCCAGGGGTGGAAGCTGGTTACTCGTTCACTCTGCCGCTGGAGGAGTGGGTAGTATGCTGGTTCAACTTGCAAAGATCCATGGTTGTCACGTGGTGGGCGTAGTTGGGGGAAGTCATAAGGTGAACATGGCCAAAGAATTAG GTTGTGATCATGTGATAGACAAatctaaagaaaacatttggGAAGCATCCAAGGTCTATGTTCCCAAAGGGTTCCAAGTTGTCTTTGATGCCAATGGAGTGGAGACTTTACAGGAGAGCTATAATCACTTGGCACCTGGTGGAAAATTAGTTGTTTATG GTTTTCATACAATGCTTCCCAGATCCAGTGATACTAGTTCTGGGAATATCAGTTTATGGCAGTGGATAAAAATAGCAGTCAGCCTCTGGTACACTCCTAAATTCGATCCTGTGCAG ATgactgatgaaaataaaagtatcaTGGCATTCAATCTGAGCTTTCTCTTTGATCGACGAGATATTTTGGAAGAGAGCATGACGCAACTATTATACTGGGTAAAACAAGGCACCCTTAAAGTCAGCAAAGTGACTCCATATCCTCTGAAACAAGTGGCCAAAGCACATAGTGATTTGGAGTCAGGGAAAACTATGGGCAAGCTTGTACTCACCATGGATGAATGA
- the LOC131769710 gene encoding uncharacterized protein — MAGYRNQEPVLRYYEEVRVRRNFVQEHDVTLYYINQGQGRGDFQVRGGSILKEDSTSAGRRLTIGFYVRNNFRSFEITRNRGGAYTLHTGGYLMDELERTYY; from the exons ATGGCTGGCTACAGAAATCAAGAACCGGTCCTTAGGTATTACGAGGAAGTTCGCGTCAGGAGAAACTTCGTTCAAGAACACGACGTAACACTATATTACATCAACCAAGGTCAAGGACGAGGAG ACTTCCAAGTCAGAGGTGGAAGTATACTTAAAGAGGATTCAACATCAGCTGGTCGCAGACTAACAATTGGGTTCTACGTAAGAAATAATTTCAGAAGTTTTGAGATTACTCGCAACCGGGGAGGAG CATATACTCTGCATACTGGCGGATACCTAATGGACGAGTTGGAACGTACGTACTACTAA